One window of the Chryseobacterium camelliae genome contains the following:
- a CDS encoding M1 family metallopeptidase produces the protein MKKTVTILFAFIIAQFQAQQGPYYQQTAKYTMDIDVNAEKFTYQGKQTLEYTNNSPDELKVVYFHLYWNAFRPNSMMDQRVAGQGKNGDSRLQKDGISRLASIPKDQEGAQNIHWIKQNGRELKFEIQETIMKVYLAEPIRPKSSATFTMDWDAVIPQQIRRSGRNNREGVDITMTQWYPKIAEYDYDGWATFDYIGREFHAPFSDFDVTIKINKDYVIGAGGILENPSEVKGYEAGAKIKAEKNKATWKWTAKNILDFAWAADRDYIVKSFDVPQGPKVFLVYQNNDKTKVWEQAQPYITRYYQLMNARFGKYVYPAYAFIQGGDGGMEYGMCTMILGEAKDIEGLMGLMAHEGAHSWYQQMLATNESVRPWMDEGFTSYAEDYVMNQLFPPKQPLPNPFADKVNAYRNFVKKGIEEPAVWLGDHHDNGTAYTYASYIKGELYLVELGYIMGEQNLAETLKQYYDQWAMKHPSDRDFLHIAQKVSGMDLKWFQNYWINTTKTIDYGIKDVKYDAKSTTITLINNGQVPMPVDFGIITKDRKMVTYQIPVNLTHTWKEKDIYGDFKTMPYWPWTQKEYTLTIPYSKDQLSVLGIDFSQRLADVNMENNFVEVQ, from the coding sequence ATGAAAAAGACGGTTACAATCCTTTTTGCGTTTATTATTGCTCAGTTTCAGGCCCAGCAGGGACCTTATTATCAGCAGACGGCAAAGTACACCATGGATATTGATGTAAATGCTGAAAAATTCACCTATCAGGGTAAACAGACCCTGGAATACACTAATAATTCTCCGGACGAACTTAAGGTCGTCTATTTCCATCTGTACTGGAATGCATTCAGGCCGAATTCAATGATGGACCAGAGGGTTGCCGGGCAGGGCAAAAACGGGGATTCAAGATTGCAGAAGGACGGTATTTCAAGGCTGGCTTCCATTCCGAAAGACCAGGAAGGAGCTCAGAATATCCACTGGATCAAACAGAACGGCAGGGAGCTGAAGTTTGAAATTCAGGAAACCATTATGAAAGTTTACCTTGCGGAACCCATCAGGCCGAAATCATCCGCTACATTTACCATGGACTGGGATGCGGTAATCCCGCAGCAGATCCGGAGGAGCGGAAGGAATAACAGGGAAGGCGTTGATATAACCATGACCCAATGGTACCCTAAGATCGCAGAATACGATTATGATGGTTGGGCAACATTTGATTATATCGGAAGAGAATTCCATGCCCCGTTTTCAGATTTTGATGTGACCATTAAGATCAATAAAGATTATGTCATCGGAGCAGGAGGGATTCTTGAAAACCCTTCTGAAGTAAAAGGATACGAGGCCGGTGCTAAAATCAAAGCCGAAAAGAATAAAGCAACCTGGAAGTGGACGGCAAAAAATATCCTGGACTTTGCCTGGGCGGCCGACCGGGATTATATTGTAAAAAGTTTTGATGTTCCCCAGGGACCGAAAGTCTTTCTGGTTTATCAGAACAACGATAAAACAAAAGTATGGGAACAGGCGCAGCCTTATATAACGAGATATTACCAGCTGATGAATGCCCGGTTCGGGAAATATGTATATCCGGCCTATGCCTTTATCCAGGGAGGTGACGGCGGAATGGAGTATGGCATGTGTACCATGATCCTGGGTGAGGCTAAGGATATCGAAGGATTGATGGGATTGATGGCTCATGAAGGAGCGCATTCCTGGTATCAGCAGATGCTCGCTACAAACGAATCTGTGCGTCCGTGGATGGATGAGGGCTTTACCAGTTATGCAGAAGATTATGTGATGAACCAGTTGTTTCCTCCTAAACAACCCCTTCCGAATCCGTTTGCCGATAAAGTCAATGCCTACAGGAATTTTGTTAAAAAAGGCATTGAAGAGCCGGCGGTGTGGCTGGGAGACCATCATGATAACGGAACAGCGTATACCTATGCGTCCTATATCAAAGGAGAATTGTACCTGGTTGAGCTCGGCTATATCATGGGAGAACAAAATCTGGCGGAAACGTTGAAGCAATATTACGATCAATGGGCTATGAAGCACCCTTCTGACCGGGATTTCCTGCATATTGCCCAAAAGGTTTCCGGAATGGACCTGAAATGGTTCCAGAACTACTGGATCAATACCACCAAAACCATTGATTACGGGATTAAGGATGTGAAATACGATGCAAAATCCACAACCATTACCCTGATCAATAACGGACAGGTTCCGATGCCGGTTGATTTCGGGATCATTACGAAGGACCGGAAGATGGTAACCTACCAGATTCCGGTGAACCTTACCCACACCTGGAAAGAAAAGGATATTTACGGAGATTTTAAGACGATGCCGTACTGGCCATGGACACAAAAGGAATATACTTTGACAATTCCTTACAGCAAAGATCAGCTTTCCGTCCTGGGAATTGATTTCAGCCAGAGGCTGGCCGATGTCAACATGGAAAATAATTTTGTGGAAGTACAGTAA
- a CDS encoding M23 family metallopeptidase, with protein MMKKLLFVILLGQFFIAYSQKPAKMYFEVKKDTVFYYADNIETYPISVAFTGQPELENLRMADPFKTIQVLRPNTMKNKVASFVVTDRKKGWKLKKMPDYFTLAGDATIQTYDTEYVYDLPFRKGKSFNIYQGYNGTYSHQNENSLDFVMPEGTEIMAAREGIVIDAVQDSNTGCPNISCANQANYVSIMHTDGTIAQYFHLKQNGVKVKAGDKVKKGDPIALSGNTGWTNGPHLHFVCFLPDASKPKQKNTLKTLFRTGDGSKSEYLSEKKTYARQY; from the coding sequence ATGATGAAAAAGCTTCTTTTTGTGATTCTCTTGGGCCAGTTCTTTATTGCGTATTCCCAGAAACCCGCCAAAATGTATTTTGAAGTCAAAAAGGATACGGTGTTTTATTATGCAGACAATATTGAAACCTATCCCATTTCTGTTGCCTTCACAGGACAGCCCGAACTCGAAAACTTACGCATGGCAGATCCATTTAAAACCATTCAGGTCCTGCGTCCGAATACCATGAAGAATAAAGTGGCATCTTTTGTAGTGACTGACAGGAAAAAAGGATGGAAACTAAAGAAAATGCCGGACTACTTTACATTAGCCGGAGATGCCACCATACAGACCTATGATACAGAATACGTCTATGACCTTCCTTTCCGGAAAGGAAAATCATTTAATATTTACCAGGGGTACAACGGGACATACTCCCATCAGAACGAAAACTCACTGGATTTTGTGATGCCCGAAGGGACGGAAATTATGGCCGCCAGGGAAGGCATTGTGATTGACGCCGTACAGGACAGCAATACCGGCTGCCCGAACATCAGCTGCGCCAACCAGGCCAATTACGTTTCCATCATGCATACCGACGGAACAATCGCCCAGTATTTCCATTTGAAGCAGAACGGCGTGAAAGTAAAAGCTGGTGATAAGGTAAAAAAAGGAGACCCGATCGCCCTCAGCGGGAATACAGGCTGGACCAACGGACCGCACCTTCATTTTGTCTGCTTTCTCCCGGATGCATCAAAACCGAAACAGAAAAACACCCTGAAAACACTGTTCAGAACAGGTGACGGATCAAAATCCGAATACCTGTCAGAAAAGAAGACTTATGCCAGGCAGTATTAA